Proteins encoded in a region of the Sphingomonas sp. HMP9 genome:
- a CDS encoding M16 family metallopeptidase, giving the protein MALKMTALAGVAAIALVSPAFGQTQRPATPAAKPAPVADLVKSVDIPYQQFTLKNGLRVVVHTDRKAPVVAVSVWYNVGSKFEPKGKTGFAHLFEHLMFNGSENAPGDFFEPLKQVGATDFNGTTYFDRTNYFETVPTAALDRALFLESDRMGYLTGAITQGVLDEQRGVVQNEKRQGDNQPYGLTQYKITEGLFPATHPYGHTTIGSMADLDAASLQTVKDWFKDHYGPNNAVLVLAGDVDAATGRRLAEKYFGGIAKGPESIVPAAPIPTLPAPVSETIKDRVAAVMVSRNWVVPGLNDKDGTALDVAAGVLGGLASSRFDTALVKKEKLVTRISAENSSFSQLGMFEIQAIVREGVDPAVVNRRIDEILADFLKNGPTADEVGRVATTTAARRMEGLESVGGFGGKAVALAEGALYSNDPGFYKKQLLQLAAETPASVRAAAAKWLSRPAYSLTVVPGARDAYANAVVPPKAVVVPAPEAPPKGTRGSLPAVGQVAGLSFPTVERTRLTNGIEVVYAQRDAVPVTQAVLSFDAGVAADVPGKLGTQKLTLSMMDEGTATRDSVALAEAKERLGADIGSGASNDRTFLSLQVPSANLAPAVDLFADIAQNPAFADAEVARVKNQQLAQIAQELTSPQGLATRVLPKLLGPTSPYAKAQGSGDPKAVAALTRADLVAFQQAWLRPDKAKIFVVSDRPLAEVKAALDARFGTWRPVGAAGVKAFPATVTPSAPKIVLIDRPDSPQSVIVAGVPTGLKGTQDLLPIVTANDALGGSFLGRVNMDLRESKHWSYGVSGRFQQAEYAAPYILSAPVQADQTGPSIAALRSDIGAFLGKEPMTQLEFDRAINGAIRSLSGNFETSDAVLGAMQQNDLLKRPDDYYATITQRYQGLNLPQLNTAIQQAIDPKKTIWVVVGDAKTVRPQLDSIGLPVEVIPAASVAGGN; this is encoded by the coding sequence ATGGCTTTGAAAATGACCGCGCTTGCCGGCGTCGCTGCAATCGCCCTCGTCTCGCCCGCATTCGGCCAGACTCAGCGACCCGCTACCCCGGCGGCAAAGCCTGCGCCGGTCGCCGACTTGGTCAAGTCGGTCGATATCCCCTACCAGCAGTTCACGCTGAAGAACGGCCTGCGCGTCGTCGTGCATACCGATCGCAAGGCGCCCGTGGTGGCAGTCAGCGTCTGGTATAATGTCGGGTCGAAGTTCGAGCCGAAGGGCAAGACCGGGTTCGCGCATCTGTTCGAGCATCTGATGTTCAACGGCTCCGAGAACGCACCGGGCGATTTCTTCGAGCCGCTGAAACAGGTCGGCGCGACCGACTTCAACGGTACCACCTATTTCGACCGCACCAATTATTTCGAGACGGTGCCGACTGCCGCGCTCGATCGCGCGCTGTTCCTCGAATCCGACCGGATGGGCTATCTCACCGGCGCAATTACCCAGGGCGTGCTCGACGAGCAGCGCGGCGTCGTCCAGAACGAGAAGCGCCAGGGCGACAACCAGCCCTACGGCCTGACCCAGTACAAGATCACCGAGGGGCTGTTCCCCGCAACGCATCCTTACGGCCACACCACGATCGGCTCGATGGCGGATCTCGATGCGGCGTCGCTGCAGACGGTGAAGGACTGGTTCAAGGATCATTACGGCCCGAACAACGCGGTGCTGGTGCTGGCCGGCGACGTCGACGCGGCCACCGGCCGGCGTCTTGCGGAGAAGTATTTTGGCGGCATCGCCAAAGGGCCCGAGAGCATCGTGCCCGCCGCGCCGATCCCGACCTTGCCCGCGCCGGTGAGCGAGACGATCAAGGATCGCGTCGCGGCGGTGATGGTCAGCCGCAACTGGGTGGTCCCCGGCCTGAACGACAAGGACGGCACCGCGCTCGACGTCGCGGCGGGCGTGCTGGGCGGGCTCGCCAGCAGCCGCTTCGATACTGCGCTGGTCAAGAAGGAGAAGCTCGTCACGCGGATCTCCGCCGAGAATAGCAGCTTCAGTCAGCTCGGTATGTTCGAGATCCAGGCGATCGTCCGCGAGGGCGTCGACCCTGCGGTGGTGAACCGGCGAATCGATGAGATCCTCGCCGATTTCCTCAAGAACGGCCCGACCGCCGACGAGGTCGGCCGGGTCGCGACGACCACGGCGGCGCGCCGGATGGAAGGGCTCGAATCGGTCGGCGGCTTCGGCGGCAAGGCGGTCGCGCTGGCCGAAGGCGCGCTGTATTCGAACGATCCCGGCTTCTACAAGAAGCAGCTTCTCCAGCTCGCCGCGGAAACGCCGGCCAGCGTGCGGGCGGCGGCGGCCAAGTGGCTGTCGCGGCCGGCCTATTCGCTCACGGTCGTGCCCGGCGCGCGCGATGCCTATGCCAATGCGGTCGTGCCACCCAAGGCCGTCGTCGTGCCCGCCCCCGAGGCGCCGCCAAAGGGCACGCGCGGATCGTTGCCCGCGGTCGGCCAGGTCGCGGGGCTCAGCTTCCCGACGGTCGAGCGCACGCGTCTGACCAACGGCATCGAGGTCGTCTACGCACAGCGCGACGCGGTGCCGGTGACGCAGGCGGTGCTGAGCTTCGATGCCGGCGTCGCGGCGGATGTTCCGGGCAAGCTCGGCACGCAGAAGCTGACGCTGTCGATGATGGACGAGGGGACCGCAACGCGCGACTCGGTCGCGCTAGCCGAGGCCAAGGAGCGGCTGGGCGCGGATATCGGCTCGGGTGCGTCGAACGACCGGACCTTCCTGTCGTTGCAGGTGCCGAGTGCCAACCTCGCCCCCGCGGTCGACCTGTTCGCCGACATCGCGCAGAACCCGGCCTTCGCCGACGCCGAGGTCGCGCGCGTCAAGAACCAGCAGCTCGCACAGATCGCGCAGGAGCTGACCAGCCCGCAGGGGCTGGCGACGCGCGTCCTGCCGAAGCTGCTCGGGCCGACCTCGCCCTATGCCAAGGCGCAGGGCAGCGGCGATCCCAAGGCGGTCGCCGCTTTGACCCGCGCAGACCTCGTTGCGTTCCAGCAGGCATGGCTGCGCCCCGACAAGGCGAAGATCTTCGTCGTCAGCGATCGTCCGCTCGCCGAGGTGAAGGCAGCGCTCGACGCGCGGTTCGGGACCTGGCGTCCCGTCGGCGCGGCGGGCGTCAAGGCGTTCCCGGCGACCGTCACGCCGTCCGCGCCGAAGATCGTGCTGATCGACCGGCCCGACAGCCCGCAGTCGGTGATCGTCGCCGGCGTGCCGACCGGATTGAAGGGCACGCAGGACCTGTTGCCGATCGTGACCGCGAACGATGCGCTCGGCGGCAGCTTCCTCGGGCGCGTCAACATGGACCTGCGTGAGAGCAAGCACTGGTCCTATGGCGTGTCGGGGCGGTTCCAGCAGGCGGAGTACGCCGCGCCGTACATCCTGTCGGCGCCGGTGCAGGCGGATCAGACCGGTCCGTCGATCGCCGCACTTCGCAGCGATATCGGCGCGTTCCTCGGCAAGGAGCCAATGACGCAGCTCGAGTTCGACCGCGCGATCAACGGCGCGATCCGATCGCTGTCGGGTAATTTCGAGACGTCGGACGCGGTGCTGGGCGCGATGCAGCAGAACGACCTGCTCAAGCGGCCCGACGATTACTATGCGACGATCACGCAGCGCTACCAGGGACTTAACCTGCCGCAACTCAACACCGCGATCCAGCAGGCGATCGATCCGAAGAAGACGATCTGGGTCGTGGTCGGCGATGCGAAGACGGTGCGGCCGCAGCTTGACAGCATCGGCCTGCCGGTCGAGGTCATCCCCGCGGCGTCGGTTGCCGGCGGCAATTAA
- a CDS encoding DegT/DnrJ/EryC1/StrS family aminotransferase yields the protein MKRLPLIAPNPPRLSEHLDALRRVEASGVFSNNGPEVRAFEAGVTETLFGGHGASLAVGNATLGLMLAIRHASGMRTGGLNPKQGTLALMPALTFAATAQAAAWAGLTPLICDIDPDDWAACALEEERLLQRHGERIGVVVPYATFGNAIDLDRYVHFQRRYGVGIVIDAASSLGTLDDSGLGFGARAPFAVVHSMHATKTFAVGEGGLIHSSDVDLIATLRSMGNFGFEGSRNATLPGINAKLPEITAIMAQTKLAEIDAIADHRAGLEDAYRATLAGFQFQAVSGRRRSMQFMPVLLPEHIAHHRDAIVAAIEADGVGCGRYFSPHLGEQPWFQATAMIEPTPVADRIAGRMLSLPITDAMSVEDARHAATALANACAAIVRPRDRRASVRGAGGTIASVIIVGGGPAGTAMLTSATKRGLLPDFAASGLMVVERGNAIGGGRLGRYAITSDSTAQTFLTAVRDNVHPELARLVDHPAGRAVAAHEGALGVPLTEVGPLLRATGDRLTDIVRSNGGVVLTGHEALGAKRVGDGYWSVKVRRLADGHVFEQLARNVVVATGGHQPLDRLATQRVAGASLIELAGGRLLQSDDVLTVGGFEKVADILTGKRNPRIAVIGGSTSALTTIALLLKSQPALPLGAGAITLLHRRPLRPFYHSIEAAHAEGFTDFGPDDICPVSGFVYRLAGFRLEARDLVLRMLGIDGRVPDPRVALHRITSDDDAAARALIEGADLVIAALGYRPIAMPIADRDGAPIALAAHDGRPMVDRYCRVVDADGAPVAGLYGLGLAAGFVPWGTLGGESSFSGQANGLWLWQNDVGLMIVDQVMASKALAAA from the coding sequence ATGAAACGCCTCCCCCTGATCGCGCCGAACCCGCCGCGGCTGAGCGAGCATCTCGACGCGCTGCGCCGGGTCGAGGCATCGGGGGTGTTCAGCAACAACGGCCCCGAGGTTCGCGCGTTCGAGGCGGGGGTGACCGAAACGCTGTTCGGCGGCCACGGCGCCAGCCTTGCGGTCGGCAATGCGACGCTGGGCCTGATGCTCGCGATACGCCACGCGTCGGGCATGCGGACCGGCGGGCTGAACCCCAAGCAGGGCACGCTGGCGCTGATGCCCGCACTGACGTTCGCCGCGACCGCGCAGGCGGCGGCCTGGGCAGGGCTGACGCCTCTGATCTGCGATATCGATCCCGATGACTGGGCTGCGTGCGCGCTCGAGGAAGAGCGGCTGCTGCAACGTCACGGCGAGCGGATCGGCGTGGTCGTGCCCTATGCGACGTTCGGCAACGCGATCGACCTCGACCGCTATGTGCATTTTCAGCGGCGCTACGGCGTCGGCATCGTGATCGATGCAGCGTCGTCGCTCGGCACGCTCGACGACTCCGGACTCGGGTTCGGCGCGCGTGCACCGTTCGCGGTGGTCCATTCGATGCACGCGACCAAGACGTTCGCGGTCGGCGAGGGCGGTCTGATCCACAGCAGCGACGTCGACCTGATCGCGACGTTGCGATCGATGGGGAATTTCGGCTTCGAAGGCAGCCGCAACGCCACGCTGCCCGGCATCAACGCAAAGCTGCCCGAGATCACCGCGATCATGGCACAGACCAAGCTGGCCGAGATCGACGCGATCGCCGACCACCGCGCCGGTCTGGAGGATGCCTACCGCGCCACGCTGGCCGGCTTCCAGTTCCAGGCCGTGTCGGGCCGGCGGCGCTCGATGCAGTTCATGCCGGTGTTGCTCCCCGAGCACATCGCGCATCACCGCGATGCGATCGTCGCGGCGATCGAGGCGGATGGGGTCGGCTGCGGCCGCTATTTCAGCCCGCATCTCGGCGAACAGCCCTGGTTCCAGGCGACCGCGATGATCGAGCCGACACCGGTCGCGGACAGGATCGCCGGGCGGATGCTGTCGCTGCCGATTACGGACGCGATGTCGGTCGAGGATGCGCGGCATGCCGCCACCGCCTTGGCGAACGCCTGCGCGGCGATCGTCCGTCCGCGCGATCGGCGTGCGTCGGTGCGCGGGGCGGGCGGTACCATCGCGTCGGTGATCATCGTCGGCGGTGGTCCGGCAGGGACCGCGATGCTCACCTCGGCGACCAAGCGCGGTCTGCTGCCCGATTTCGCCGCATCGGGGCTGATGGTGGTCGAGCGCGGCAACGCGATCGGCGGCGGGCGGCTCGGGCGCTATGCGATCACCTCCGATTCGACCGCGCAGACCTTCCTGACCGCGGTGCGCGACAATGTGCATCCCGAACTCGCGCGCCTCGTCGATCATCCTGCGGGACGGGCCGTCGCGGCGCATGAGGGCGCGCTTGGCGTGCCGCTGACCGAGGTCGGGCCGTTGTTGCGCGCCACCGGGGACCGGCTCACGGATATCGTCCGCAGCAATGGCGGCGTCGTGCTGACGGGGCACGAGGCGCTGGGCGCGAAACGCGTCGGCGACGGATATTGGAGCGTAAAGGTCCGCCGGCTGGCCGATGGCCATGTGTTCGAGCAACTCGCACGCAACGTCGTCGTGGCGACGGGCGGGCATCAGCCGCTCGACCGGCTCGCCACGCAGCGTGTTGCGGGGGCCAGCCTGATCGAACTGGCAGGCGGACGCCTGCTCCAGTCCGACGACGTGCTGACGGTCGGCGGGTTCGAGAAGGTCGCCGATATCCTGACCGGCAAGCGCAACCCGAGGATCGCGGTGATCGGTGGGTCGACCAGCGCGCTGACCACGATCGCACTGCTGCTCAAGAGCCAGCCAGCGCTGCCGCTCGGAGCCGGCGCGATTACGCTGCTGCACCGCCGTCCGCTCCGTCCGTTCTATCATTCGATCGAGGCGGCGCATGCCGAGGGCTTCACCGATTTCGGCCCCGACGATATCTGCCCGGTGTCGGGGTTCGTCTACCGCCTCGCCGGCTTCCGGCTGGAAGCGCGCGACCTTGTGCTGCGGATGCTCGGGATAGACGGCCGCGTGCCCGATCCGCGCGTAGCGCTGCACCGGATCACGAGCGACGACGATGCTGCGGCCCGGGCGCTGATCGAAGGTGCGGACCTGGTGATCGCGGCGCTTGGCTATCGGCCGATCGCGATGCCGATCGCCGACCGCGACGGTGCGCCGATCGCGCTGGCCGCGCATGACGGGCGGCCGATGGTCGATCGCTACTGCCGGGTGGTCGATGCCGACGGCGCGCCGGTCGCCGGGCTCTACGGACTGGGACTGGCGGCGGGCTTCGTGCCATGGGGAACGCTTGGCGGCGAGAGTAGTTTTTCGGGCCAGGCCAATGGCTTGTGGCTATGGCAGAACGATGTGGGGCTGATGATCGTCGATCAGGTGATGGCGTCGAAGGCATTGGCGGCCGCGTGA
- a CDS encoding CocE/NonD family hydrolase translates to MISMPRLLTACALAALATTTPATAQNYDERPAKMAPRDVGYDYVRKVVEIPMRDGVKLHTVIIVPKGAKDAGILMTRTPYDADGQTKVDSGTYAGILEHGDGAGDVIAAAGYIRVIQDVRGMHASEGIYMMNPARAGTAQNPTKTDDSTDTYDTIDWLVKHVPESNGRVGISGISYDGFLPLMALINPHPALKVSVPMNPMVDGWRGDDWFHNGAFRQGMMPYILGQEATKDAGTPWITDTADDYDYYLKGGSAGAIGKAQGLEQLGFWRKITQHPAYDSFWSSQAMDTVLAGQPLKVPTLIVGGLWDQEDIYGAPAVYRALEPKDTANDMVYLSMGPWYHGQEVRDGSALGAIKWDADTAKWWRWHVLAPFLAHYLKSDQPAMDVAPVTMFQSGRNEWQKLDKWPTAPTAGTPLYLKPGGALGFQATGGAAATADYISDPAAPVSYRVRPTLPTYASASTWKQWLVDDQRAVSGRPDVLTFTTDALTTPTTIAGVPEVNLTAATSGTDSDWVVKLIDVYPDVNPGDKPMAGYQLPVAMDIFRGRYREDLAVAKPIAANVPLKYKFALPTTNHVFLPGHKIMVQVQSSWFPLYDRNPQTFVPNIFFASPKDYVKATQKVTVAGPDESYISLPLVR, encoded by the coding sequence ATGATATCGATGCCCCGTTTGCTGACAGCCTGCGCACTGGCCGCGCTTGCCACCACCACCCCCGCGACCGCGCAGAATTACGACGAACGCCCCGCCAAGATGGCGCCGCGCGACGTCGGCTATGATTATGTGCGCAAAGTCGTCGAGATCCCGATGCGCGACGGGGTGAAGCTGCACACCGTCATCATCGTCCCAAAGGGCGCGAAGGACGCGGGCATCCTGATGACGCGCACGCCCTACGATGCCGACGGCCAGACCAAGGTCGACAGCGGTACCTATGCGGGGATTCTCGAGCATGGCGACGGCGCGGGCGACGTGATCGCGGCGGCGGGCTATATCCGCGTGATCCAGGACGTGCGCGGGATGCATGCGTCGGAGGGCATCTACATGATGAACCCCGCGCGCGCCGGCACCGCGCAGAACCCGACCAAGACCGACGACTCGACCGACACCTACGACACGATCGACTGGCTGGTGAAGCACGTCCCCGAATCGAACGGGCGCGTGGGGATCAGCGGGATCAGCTATGACGGCTTCCTGCCGCTGATGGCTTTGATCAATCCGCATCCCGCGCTCAAGGTCTCGGTGCCGATGAACCCGATGGTCGATGGCTGGCGCGGCGACGACTGGTTCCACAACGGCGCGTTCCGCCAAGGCATGATGCCCTACATTCTCGGCCAGGAAGCGACCAAGGACGCGGGCACGCCGTGGATCACCGACACCGCGGACGATTACGACTATTATCTGAAGGGCGGCTCGGCCGGCGCGATCGGCAAGGCGCAGGGCCTCGAACAGCTCGGCTTCTGGCGCAAGATCACGCAGCATCCGGCGTATGATTCGTTCTGGTCGAGCCAGGCGATGGACACCGTGCTCGCGGGCCAGCCCTTGAAGGTGCCGACGCTGATCGTCGGTGGCCTGTGGGATCAGGAGGACATCTACGGCGCGCCCGCGGTCTATCGCGCGCTCGAGCCCAAGGACACCGCCAACGACATGGTCTATCTGTCGATGGGCCCCTGGTATCACGGGCAGGAGGTGCGCGACGGCAGCGCGCTGGGCGCGATCAAATGGGATGCCGACACCGCCAAATGGTGGCGCTGGCACGTCCTGGCGCCATTCCTCGCGCATTATCTGAAGAGCGACCAGCCGGCGATGGATGTCGCGCCGGTGACCATGTTCCAGTCGGGCCGCAACGAATGGCAGAAGCTCGATAAATGGCCGACCGCGCCGACCGCCGGCACGCCGCTCTACCTCAAGCCCGGCGGTGCGCTCGGTTTCCAGGCCACCGGCGGTGCCGCGGCGACGGCGGACTATATCTCCGATCCGGCGGCGCCCGTCAGCTACCGCGTGCGCCCGACGCTGCCGACCTATGCGAGCGCATCGACCTGGAAACAGTGGCTGGTCGACGATCAGCGCGCCGTCTCGGGCCGGCCCGACGTGCTGACGTTCACCACCGATGCGCTCACCACGCCGACGACGATCGCGGGCGTGCCGGAAGTGAACCTGACGGCGGCGACCAGCGGCACCGACAGCGACTGGGTGGTGAAGCTGATCGACGTCTATCCGGACGTTAACCCAGGCGACAAGCCGATGGCGGGCTATCAACTGCCGGTCGCGATGGACATCTTCCGCGGGCGTTACCGTGAGGATCTGGCGGTCGCCAAGCCGATCGCCGCGAACGTGCCGCTGAAATACAAGTTCGCCTTGCCGACCACCAATCACGTGTTCCTGCCGGGGCACAAGATCATGGTGCAGGTCCAGTCGAGCTGGTTCCCGCTCTACGATCGCAACCCACAGACCTTCGTCCCGAACATCTTTTTCGCAAGCCCCAAGGACTATGTGAAGGCGACGCAGAAAGTGACGGTCGCCGGGCCAGACGAAAGCTATATCAGCCTGCCTTTGGTGCGCTGA
- a CDS encoding glycosyltransferase family 2 protein produces the protein MSNDRDADPAVSVIMAAYNGAGLIEETLASLEAQTFTDFEVIVVDDCSTDDTREVVRAWRDPRVRLVEMAKNGGPVLARNRGFAEARGRYIAALDHDDICRPDRFARQVAYLDSHPDTVLLGTAAELLTEGVVGPSSYAPTTTPALVAWLTCIENPLVWSSTMMRTAVARRLDPVTRPELLYAEDFDLYQRIQHFGAIARLDEALVLYRVHPGGVSKRFVDTMEAASVRVLTERYARLFDDRAERVARLIMLHNMAKRPVPDRAALATLGSALSVIQADFLATHDCSAHDIRLIRWETARRWGDIGRAGLRAGTIRLADVLAVRPDHLGLGYAGLEALLWSGLIGGVRRARRRMERSRMAQTAG, from the coding sequence ATGTCGAACGACCGAGACGCCGATCCCGCCGTCAGCGTGATCATGGCCGCGTATAATGGCGCCGGTTTGATCGAAGAGACGCTCGCCAGCCTCGAAGCGCAGACCTTTACTGATTTCGAGGTAATCGTCGTCGACGACTGCTCGACCGACGACACGCGCGAGGTGGTGCGGGCATGGCGCGATCCGCGCGTGCGACTGGTCGAGATGGCAAAAAATGGCGGCCCGGTGCTGGCGCGCAATCGTGGGTTTGCCGAAGCACGCGGCCGCTACATCGCTGCACTCGACCATGACGACATCTGTCGCCCCGATCGCTTCGCGCGCCAGGTCGCGTATCTCGACTCGCATCCGGACACGGTGCTGCTGGGCACCGCGGCCGAACTCCTGACCGAAGGCGTGGTCGGCCCGTCCAGCTATGCGCCAACCACCACGCCCGCGCTGGTCGCCTGGCTGACCTGCATCGAGAACCCGCTGGTCTGGTCGTCGACGATGATGCGGACCGCGGTGGCGCGGCGGCTGGATCCGGTGACGCGGCCCGAGTTGCTCTACGCCGAGGATTTCGACCTGTATCAGCGGATCCAGCATTTCGGCGCGATCGCGCGGCTGGACGAGGCGCTGGTGCTGTACCGCGTCCACCCCGGCGGCGTCTCGAAGCGCTTCGTCGATACGATGGAGGCCGCTTCAGTCCGCGTCCTGACCGAACGCTATGCCCGGCTGTTCGACGATCGCGCGGAGCGCGTCGCGCGGCTGATCATGCTGCACAACATGGCCAAGCGCCCAGTCCCGGATCGCGCCGCGCTGGCTACGCTGGGCAGCGCACTGAGCGTGATTCAGGCCGATTTCCTGGCAACGCACGACTGTTCCGCGCACGACATCCGTTTGATTCGCTGGGAGACCGCGCGGCGCTGGGGCGACATCGGGCGAGCGGGCTTGCGCGCGGGGACGATCCGGCTCGCCGACGTGCTGGCGGTGCGTCCCGATCACCTGGGGCTCGGCTATGCCGGCCTCGAGGCACTTTTATGGTCGGGACTCATCGGCGGGGTGCGACGCGCGCGCCGGAGAATGGAACGGAGCCGGATGGCTCAGACCGCAGGATAG
- a CDS encoding DUF1624 domain-containing protein: MSPIPGVADALGAASDTTLHAPSGAKAKRARIVSVDALRGFVMLLMLVDHTREFFYYHLQVSDPMALPATPPTLFFTRLAAHLCAPVFVLLTGLAASLYADSRSGQGGSGQGGSGQGGSGRAAASSFLLKRGLFLVALEWTVVNFAWSFDPTPATVFLQVIWVIGLSMIALAALVHLPRIAVLVVGLTIVLGHNVLDPITFTPDQPGYVAWSVLHDRGFVDLPFGAKARTSYPLLPWIGVIALGWSIGPWFARAVDRDVRRRRLLLTGAAAIALFAVLRAINGYGEPLPWQVGTTPLATIMSILNLTKYPPSADFILLTLGIGMLLLARFERASARWNGMLVVFGSAPLFFYILHLYLLHGINRLIGAAVGGASDGLVGVPNVASIWLVAATVAVPCWFACRWFGRFKRVHTGWWWRYL, encoded by the coding sequence TTGAGTCCGATACCCGGTGTCGCCGACGCGCTTGGCGCAGCGTCCGATACGACCCTGCACGCTCCGAGCGGCGCGAAGGCCAAGCGGGCGCGGATCGTGTCGGTGGATGCGTTGCGCGGGTTCGTGATGCTGCTGATGCTCGTCGATCACACGCGCGAATTCTTCTATTATCACCTGCAGGTGAGCGACCCGATGGCGCTGCCGGCGACGCCGCCCACCTTGTTCTTCACGCGGCTCGCGGCGCATCTGTGCGCGCCCGTCTTCGTGTTGCTGACCGGGCTCGCGGCGTCGCTATACGCTGATTCACGCAGCGGGCAGGGGGGCAGCGGGCAGGGGGGCAGCGGGCAGGGCGGCAGCGGCAGGGCTGCGGCGTCGTCGTTCCTGCTGAAGCGCGGGCTGTTCCTGGTCGCGCTCGAATGGACGGTCGTCAATTTCGCCTGGTCGTTCGACCCGACCCCCGCGACCGTCTTTCTCCAGGTGATCTGGGTGATCGGGTTGTCGATGATCGCCTTGGCGGCGCTGGTGCATCTTCCGCGCATCGCCGTGCTCGTCGTCGGGTTGACGATCGTGCTGGGGCACAATGTGCTTGATCCGATCACGTTCACACCCGACCAGCCGGGCTATGTCGCCTGGAGCGTGCTGCATGATCGCGGGTTCGTCGATCTCCCGTTCGGGGCGAAGGCGCGGACGTCCTATCCGTTGCTGCCCTGGATCGGCGTGATCGCGCTGGGCTGGTCGATCGGGCCGTGGTTCGCGCGCGCCGTCGACCGGGATGTCCGTCGTCGACGCCTGTTGCTCACGGGCGCCGCGGCGATCGCGCTGTTCGCGGTACTGCGCGCGATCAACGGCTACGGCGAACCGCTGCCGTGGCAGGTCGGCACGACGCCGCTCGCGACGATCATGAGCATCCTCAACCTCACCAAATATCCGCCGTCCGCGGACTTTATCCTGCTGACGCTCGGCATCGGCATGCTGCTCTTGGCGCGTTTCGAGCGCGCATCGGCGCGGTGGAACGGCATGCTTGTGGTGTTCGGGTCCGCGCCGTTGTTCTTCTACATCCTGCACCTCTACCTGCTCCACGGCATAAACCGCCTGATCGGTGCGGCGGTGGGCGGCGCGAGCGACGGGTTGGTCGGCGTCCCCAATGTCGCGTCGATCTGGCTCGTTGCCGCGACGGTCGCCGTGCCCTGCTGGTTCGCATGCCGGTGGTTCGGACGGTTCAAACGGGTGCATACCGGCTGGTGGTGGCGGTACCTTTGA